The DNA segment GTGCAATGGATTGCCCGAAGTGGCGGCGAAGGCTCCGAAGACGCCCCAGAAAAGACCGAGATAGGCGGGGAGCACCCCGGCTCCCAAGGGGGAGACGACGGAGAGCCAGCTCAGTTGCAGGCCGTGGGCCACGGTGCCGGCGAGCCAACCGAGGCCGAATCCCTTCCATGCGGCGTGTTTTCCCTCCAGAGACCAGAGTGCGACGAGAAGGGGCGAGAAAGAGATCCATGCGAGGAATCCCAGATCCCATGGCGAAACGAGCGCCGCGCTGCCAACCCCTGTGGCGGCGACAGCGGCGAGACGAAGCCAGAACGTGGTGTTTCCCATGCCGGTAGTTCTACTGTCTGGAGGTAACCGGTCCACCACGGTTTTGAAGCGACCTCGCGATTTGAAGGATGGTGGTTGTGGATGAGCGGATATTTGGATTCACTCGGCCCGGCGTGGATCCCTACATTCCTCCTTCCCCAGCTTCGGCGGATCTCCCGGAAGTAACCAGAGATGATCCTGCGGGCGCTCCCTGCCGCCAGTGTGGCAGCACCAACACAGGAGTGCAGCAGGCGTTCCGTACCCGTCCCAGCATCATCGGACTGTTTCTGTTCGGCTGGCTTTTCATTCTCGTCGGCGCTGCCTTCCGCAAGGAGAAGGAAGTTTGCCGGGACTGTGGCGAAATCAGACGCTACCGCACGAAAGGCTCCAATGTGGCGGCCTTCATTGTGGCGGTTTTGGCAATCCTGGTGCTATTGGGAACACTCAGCGGGTGATCCTTGTCATTTCTTCTTCCGGAGGAACGGAGGAAGGTCGAGGTCCTCCCCGTTCACCACGTTCGGGCTCACACCCTCGAACCGGCCGCGGGGGGCGGTGTCGAAGGAGAGTTCCGGCTGGGCCGTCGGGGTTTTCACGCCGAGCTTCAGCTTGGGTGGCTCCGTTGCGGGTTTTGCCTGGGCGGCGGGCGCATCCTCGAGATCCGGCGGAAATTCATCGTCCGGGCGCGGTGCGGGTGGCTTGGGGGTCCAGAGGTTCTTTCCGGCGTCCGCGTCCGGGGACAGCCGCATGACATTCTCCGATTTCGGGGCGGAGGCGGCGGGCAGTTGGACCGCAGGTTTCTCCTCGTCTTCCGGTGCGGATGCCGGAACCGCGGCTTCCACCGGCGCGTCGGCAAAGGCTTCCGCGAATGGCGGCTCGTCATCCCACATTTCAACCACCGCCTCGGGCTCCGGTTCAGGCTGTGGTTCAGGTTCGGGCTCTGGCTGGGCCTTGGTTTCGGCCACCGGCTTGGTGGTGAACATCGGCTCCAGGTCGGATTCTGGTTCTGGTTCCGGCTTCGCTTCCTCAACCGGTGGAGCGGTGTCCGCGAACGCCGTTTCCGGTTTGGGCCCGGGCTTGGGGTCCGGCTCGGGCTTGGCGGCGGGCGCAGGGGTGGAGAATGAGGCGAAGCTGTCGGACGGATCGAGCACCGGGTTCTCCGGGAGGGAGGAGGACAGCGAATCCCGCGGTGCGGCGCGGAGGTGGTCTTCCGGCAGGGCGCTGATGAGCGTCACGGAAAGCGCGTCCCGCATCGCCGGGTCGATCGCCGCGCCGAACAGCACGTGCGCCTTTTCCGGGACGAACTTCTGGAGCCGCTGCATCAGCAGCTCGATTTCATAGAGCGTCAGGTCCTCGCCGCCGGAAAGATGGACCAGCACGGTCTGGGCGTCCTTGAGGAGTGCGCCTTGGTCGAGCAGCGGGCTGGCCAGCGCATTGCGCAGCGCCTTGGCGGCCCGGTCCTTCCCTTCCGCCAAGCCGGAGCCGAACAGGCAGCGGGAGCGGTTGGTGCGCAGGGCGCTCATCAGGTCGTCCAGGCCCACATTGATCAGGCCGGGCCGGATCACCAGGCGGATGACCGCCTTGATGGATTCGCAGATCATCAGGTCCGCGGCGGCGAAGGCCTCATGGATGCCCTGTTTCGCCAGCACCAGCTCACCCATCCGGTTGTTGTCGAAGGTGACCAGCGCGTTGGAAAGGACCGCCAGCTCGTTGAGTGAGGTTTCCGCCTGCTCGCGCCGGCGCTTGCCCTCGAAGAAGAAAGGCATCGTCGCGAAGACCACCACGAACGCACCTTCCTCACGGGCGATGCGGGTGACAATGGGGGCCGCGCCGGAGCCGGTGCCTCCACCAAGGCCCACGCAGAGGAAAACGATGCGACGGCCCCGCAGCGAGTCGCGGATTTCGCTCTCCGCCTCGAGCATCGCCTGCTGGCCGAGTTCCGGATCCCCCCCCGTGCCCAGTCCCTTCGTCAGATTGCGGCCGAGCTGGATCTTCTCACTGGCGACCGCGGCGGACAGCGTGCGGATGTCCGTGTTGAGCGCCAGCAATTCGGCGCCCTCCATGCCGTCCAGGGCCACACGTTCGAGGATGTTCGTCCCCCCACCACCGAGGCCGATGATTTTCACGCTCGAGGTGGGGATGGTTTGCTGGGGATCGCGGGTGTAGGAAATCATTTTGGAAAACTTTGGAACATTGAACATCGAACGTCCAACATCGAACGTTGAAGTGAAGAGAGCTATTTGCGGCGTTTTTCAGCGGTGTTGATGCTGGTGACGAAAATGCGGATCAATTGGTCGGTTTCGTCAAGCAGCGGGGCGAGTTTCTGGTCAGGCAGAATCCCGGAACGGATGATCAGTTTGAGCCAGCGTTGGGATTCGCGGAATTCCTTGAGGGCAAGACGCAGTTTGTGAATGAAATCAGCGGGGGATTCAGCGCTCTGGGCCTCGCCATGATGCGAAAGCGGAGCGGTCCCAGAACGAAGGAGTTGATTGCCGATGTGCCGTGCGGCGTAGTCCGGCCCCAGCGAGCGGGTGAGCGTGATGATCCGGGCACCGTAGTCCAACAGGCGATCCTCCAGATCGTAGGATGCTCTCTGTTCATCTTCCATTCGATGTTCATTGTTGGACGTTCAATGTTCGATGTTCCGGCTATCGTCCCATCCAGAAGAGGCGGGCGATCCGCCCGAGGCAGCCGGGCGGTTTGGCGCGTTCGGTTTCCAGGATCTGGGCGTAGCGGATGAGACCGATGGCGGTGGCGAAGCGGGGGTCTTTGAAGCTGTTCTGCGAGCCGCTGAAGTCGGAGGATTCCGGGCGGTAGATGTCGCGCCCGAAGACTTCGAACGCCAGCTCGCTGAACCCGCGCATCTGGCTGGTGCCGCCGGTGAGGAAGATGCCCGCGCCGATGTTCTCCACGGCACCTTCCGGAAGCCGCTGCTTCACCAGCTTGAGCGTTTCCTCCAGCCGCTGGCGGATCACTTCGTTCAGGATGCTGCGCTTCACCTCGACATCCGCATAGCCGCGCTCGTCGGTGAGTTTCGCGGTGCCGACCGCCTTCGCAGGATCCGCGGAGGCGTCGCCTTCGGTGACTTTGAGGGCTTCCGCCTTGGAAAAGGGAAGACCGGTGACGAGGTGGATGTCATTGGTCACATGGTCGCCGCCCACGGGGATGCAGCCGGACGCGGCGATCGAGCCGCCCAGGTAGAGGGCGTAGTCGGTGGTGCCGCCACCGATGTCGATCACCAGCGCGCCGCGCTCGCGTTGCTCGGGGTCGAGCGCCATCTGTGCGGTGGCGATGGGGGAGAAAACGACATCATCCACCTCCAGCGGCATCTCCCGGACCAGCTTGATGCTGTTCTGGATGCGGTTGCCGATGCCATGGACGATGTGGAAGTCCGCCTCCACGGTCTTGCCGAAGAGGCCGACAGGGGAGGTGTTGTGCTCCAGCCCGTCCAGCCAGTAGTTGCGGATGATGTTGTGGATGTAGACATGGTCCGCCGGGATGTGGACATCCTTCGCGATGTCCCGTGCTTCCTGCACGTGTTCCGGTGCCACGGTGGGATCCCCCTCCGGCAGACGGAAGGTGCCGCGGTTGTTCACTCCCTGGATGTGGGAGCCGGTGACCGCCAGATACACGCTGCCGATCTCCACGTCGCTCGCGTCCTCCGCCTTCACCAGCGCGTCCTTCAGACAGG comes from the Luteolibacter sp. SL250 genome and includes:
- a CDS encoding four helix bundle protein codes for the protein MEDEQRASYDLEDRLLDYGARIITLTRSLGPDYAARHIGNQLLRSGTAPLSHHGEAQSAESPADFIHKLRLALKEFRESQRWLKLIIRSGILPDQKLAPLLDETDQLIRIFVTSINTAEKRRK
- the ftsA gene encoding cell division protein FtsA, whose amino-acid sequence is MARRSKIHVGLEIGTSKTCMVVGEVKPDTAIKILGIGVTNTAGVRKGEINDFPQARACLKDALVKAEDASDVEIGSVYLAVTGSHIQGVNNRGTFRLPEGDPTVAPEHVQEARDIAKDVHIPADHVYIHNIIRNYWLDGLEHNTSPVGLFGKTVEADFHIVHGIGNRIQNSIKLVREMPLEVDDVVFSPIATAQMALDPEQRERGALVIDIGGGTTDYALYLGGSIAASGCIPVGGDHVTNDIHLVTGLPFSKAEALKVTEGDASADPAKAVGTAKLTDERGYADVEVKRSILNEVIRQRLEETLKLVKQRLPEGAVENIGAGIFLTGGTSQMRGFSELAFEVFGRDIYRPESSDFSGSQNSFKDPRFATAIGLIRYAQILETERAKPPGCLGRIARLFWMGR